The sequence below is a genomic window from Macadamia integrifolia cultivar HAES 741 chromosome 1, SCU_Mint_v3, whole genome shotgun sequence.
CGTTGGTGTAAAGGCCGCACTTCTAGACAAAaaattctttcccttttttttttttttttttactttgcaaCTTGTGTTACAAACTTGTTTTTTCCAAATGTTAGTTTGATGCATTGTATAGATTTTAACTGTGGGACTCCCACCTATTTCAAATGTGGGACCTAAACTCACAATTAGTAGAAATTCATTCAATGTTCTCAAACTATGGCAAAATGAGTAAAGGACagattttttttgctaaaaattcatgtgtattaaaaaagataaggaaaataaaaaaagtacaaGACACCAGAAACAGATACAAAGAGGAGGGTAAGAATCGGAATTATTCCTCTACCTTCAGCATGACCATCAGCAGGGGAGAAGACCCACAAGCCCACTTTAAAATCTAAATCTTACTCTACCTTTCATATCCAACCTAAGATCCTTTTACAATGAGTAATGGACAGtttgtttcttaatttataCCAGCTCTGAAATTTCACTTTGGGATAATGAAATTATCTACTTATTAAAATTGTTAGGTCATCCTTTCTTCTGGTACAAAGCTACAAAAAGAGTTGATCATATTAGGTATGTGGAATCtgctcccccaaaaaaaaaataataataaaataaaataaaattagggaTAGAAAATGCCAAATCAAAATTTGGCCATCGGCATGCATCATTTTATGCATTAGATTATTTGAAACATATAAGCAAGAGTACATGATTATGTCCTTAATTATGGCACAAGAAAAAATTCTTTGTAAGAATTTTAACATATGTACAAGTGTCTTTACTCAACAATTGGGTCTCCCCTTTTAAGTAATGAAAGCTTGGGTTCAAATCCCTATcgtaagaaaagaagagagaaagaggaatttGAAATTTGGAATTCCCTTTGATCAATTGTTTTTCTACTTCTCCCTTAGCATCAATATATATAGATGAGGGAACCTTAATCCTACTAGGTGATCCTACTAGGGTTGGTACACTTTCCTTTTATTGACTAAAAGGTATTGCAACTTAAATAATAAGTAAACTATTTACTTATCACACTGCCGTAAGTGAGTGGTAATTCAAAACCCGCAAATTGTCTTAAGTATTTACctctgtttttttccttttgctaaTAAAAGATCAGAAAACTTatattatgaaaagaaaaaaaattggtagaaaaaatgtacaaagaATGCATCCGGACAAACCTAGACACGACAAAGATAGATCTTAGTTCTCTACTTTACCTTTAAGTCTCTACTTTACAATGTCAATCACAAGTGGTGGTGAGATGCATACAAAACCGATTGATATCTTGGTGCTTTAAATAAAAATGGTGGTCTTATAAAACATACATGGATAACATTTAATGGAGCATCTTTCACTGTTACAGAGAGGTTAACTCTGTGGCAGATAAATTAACAAAGCATGCACTGACAACGAGAAGTTCAAGAATGTGGAATGCAGCTCTTCAGCTCATTAACCATGATTTAAGCTGATATTTCCAACAAATACCCAGAGTttcatttatgtaattttgatttgattggatTGCCATCTATGTTGCTGGCCATGTCGAAGGTAGAGTAGTGATCTAATGTTTGTTTTGTAAATTTTATCTTGTTCTCATTTTAATGATAAATTTTTTCTGACTTTTAGCCAAAACAAAAATGTCGCTCAAGAACATACAATCAGAGAATCTTGATAGTGATTGGACATAAAACTTAAATAAAACActtgaaaatataattatttaattaataataatttgtaaatactttacaaaattaccattgagctcagaattttgtttagtcacaatcaaatcaatttccaCTTGATATTTTCCATGAATGGGAAGTTCATTTTATATTGAGAATATTTCTCATTTTTGGGGTTATTTTGGGGTAAAGAGAATATCTGTCATTCACATATGAATGCTATGAACTCACTGCATTGATGATTAGACAATATTAACATATACTTGTTacaccaaaattcaaaatatatagcTGCAAGAGGAGGACCTCTTAGTTCTAGAGATCAATCGGTATTCCAATGATAAGTATCTTGTGACCAAATTACAGCAGATGGTATTCAATGTGCAACTTTCATATGATTCAGTTCGATTCATGTGTAAATCCTGTTTTAtggagaaggaaaacttttccttttatttttttattatttattaacaGAGGATAAATCTCTTTTATCTTATCAATACATTTCTTTGGACCAAGTTTCCCTAAGGCCATGTATCCGTTCACCACTAACCTCAGGGCCACTCGCACAGGATCTCATTCTTTTCATCCACGCAGTGAacggtgaagaaaaactttgtcctatTTCTTTTATAGAGTTTATGCGTTGTCTCTTCCTGTTGTTGTGTGCATTAAGTATGGTATACTTGCCCCTTTCTATTCCAAGTGACAGATATGCTATGTAGGACAAATTTGTTTTCCGATTTTGCTGAATATTAATAacctataaaaatattttttgcaaaaatttAATCATTaggtataatttttctttcatcatttaaattaattaaaaaactaTAAAACAATTCCAATTAAAATTTATTGAGCTTCTTGGGCAAACTCAAAGGTTGATGGTTTACAAACCTTCAAAACCTGGTGTTCACGGATTTTATCAATGCCCCATCTTTAAAAGTAGCTTGTTGTAGGTACATGTTCTTTGTATTTAAATACTGGTTTCCTTTGTAGACGAGTTGGTTTTGATAACCTATTTCTATATTTAACAGTTATTGAAGcttaatattataaaaactaCTTTTTGTTAATTTGGTAAATGATAGATGAATAGATTTAGTAATACACCCGTACACAGCACACGCTCATTTACTACTATTAATAAGGTAAATGTTGTCAGCTTTCCTTCGTTGGGCCATGTAACGGTCTGCAAAAATAAAACTTAGTTATTGTCCTCTTTCGGAGCAAGAGGTCATAATCTTAAgaattatttaccaaaaaaattaatcttaAGAATTATGATTACAAAAAGAATTAACGTTTTTAGTGAGGAAGTGTGGTTTTTATGCATGTATGCAATGAATACAAGATAAAATATCAACAGAGGtgtcattttatattttataaaatgtGAGATGATCATTTCACCCCACTGCATCTGCCtctttaataaaaatcaattttcttaataaaaattGACTCCACCTATTTCAACCTCTTTTCATCTATTAAATTATTTAAAGGAATATTCGAGAATCAGGAAGATTCTTGTGAAGTTTGACTTTAATGGAAGTTTACTTTAATGGACTGTCAAATataattaaggaaaaattacatgattatctacttctgggtttctcttaacaaaattacccatcaaaagtttcagttaacaaaagtacccaaaattaggtttccatttacaaaattacccacttaaagtttaagttaacataaatacctaaaattgagtttgggtttacaaaactacccactcaaatttttagtcataaaaaaatacatgattatatgtggaagatgaagaatcactattttgggtagttttgtaaacccaaacctaattttgggtatttttgttaacaaaaactttgggtggatagttttgtaaactcaaacctaattttgggtatttttgttaaccaaaattttttgtgggtaattttgtaaagggaaacctaaaaatgagtaatcatgtaattttctctaaaattAATCTCTTCTTAGACATTTCAACTATGTGGTCTGAGTAGTTAATGGGAAATGTTTTATTTAAACTAAGATGTGGATGTTTCAACTGTTTCTTCAAAAGTTCAAGCGGCCATTCTAATGACTTAAAGCCCCATATACTTGACTGGACACCCacatcttttcttttgattaattTAAGAGAAAAGTGTATGTGAGCATAATGTATGGCCTACCTGCCctttctaataataataataataataataataataataataataataataataataataataataataataataataataataataataatatataaaagtGAAATTCTCTGACCATGGTTTTTGGATGGGTGGGAGAAGGTATCTCATAACAGGGAAGGTTATTATTGACTTCACTCAATTAGGGTGGGGTATTTTAAAATCTTAGAATAGTGGCTGAACTCTACATTATAATGtgggaaaattttctctccACCCCAactcttttcaaaaaaaaaaatgtcaagttTTGCATTTAGCTTTTTGACCTCTGGCACCTATCCCATTGTTGCAGGCTGCTTATCACTCACGCCTTATTGTGTTCAATCTACTTCTAACTTCATCCATTTTTAGGGTGAAATAAAACAAGATAAATGAAAGGATTGAGATTCCTTTCACCCATAGTGGCATTGGTTTGATCGTCAAATGCCAGATGATCAAGAGAGATGATAATTTCGATTTCGTCAATAATGAGTGGAGAGGTAATGATGATCCAAGAGTATTCATTGGGTCACTTAACCTATGGTGAAAAAAATTATTCCTTCAACTTCTGAGAAGGAAAAATTTCgcgtaaattaaaaaaaaaaaaaaattcaaaggttGAAATTAATGACATTCAACAACAGCATGAATGGTTTAACCTTTTGACAGGTGACTTTTACAAGGAGGATTCCACCAATCCAAGTAGCAATTGTAAGTTGCCACATCATCAGCCATTTGGCTCAAACTATCAATGCGAAGCTATTTCTAcctattttgtcattttttatttccaaattttggaTTATTTATTAGGGATTAGTATCTAAATTCTACATATTTTCAGTGTCCAAAAAATTTTAGATACAGAAGCTTAGgccaataaaacaaaattacCTCTAAATTTTAATCCTAATTGACAATAGCATACAAATGTCATTTGATGTGAGGGTGCACGTCGGTGCAACGGTGAGGTTACTTCATTGTGATCTAGTGGTCATAAACTGAGAAATAGTCTCTCCACGAAATGACCCTTAGACTTTGTAGTGGTGGGAACCATAGGCCATGTAAATTTATGatcctccccagaccccgcggTGACAGAAACCTTATGCACAAGGGTTGCCCTTTTTTATGTAAATGGCAATTAACATGTCATATTGCAGTCATGATTTTACCAAATATATTCTCTAATTGATGATATGTGTGTGTATTCTTGATTTTAATCCAAAATAATtagtaaaatatattaaaaaaaaaaataagaactttTGTGGATAGCGGTAGGTCATAGAGAAAGTTGGTTAATGGGTATAATTGTTCAACTACGTGAAAGACTTATGTGATAGGCTTCTTGATGTTCATGAAATTATCCAAATAGGTAATGTGTCAAATTTCTACCTCAAATTCAATTAATTATCCATCCCTTTACAGTTAACTTCCAATTTAAAGTTTATCATTTACTCtacttactctctctctctctctctctctctctctctctatatatatatatatttttttcagtaTTTCCAtgcattcttcttttttttttttttttttttgttagttttggatttttatatgCTTTGTTCAACTACATGACAAATTTTAATTAGGATGAAACTTAAAATGTAAACAAGAAGCTTTATGATTACGTGTTAATTTTTATCCTCGCACGATTTGCCATTTAACCCAAAAACGTGTCAGGCTCTTCTTGGGTGGGTAGTATTGCTGTGTCACTTTGCAAGCTCTTTGGTTTTACCAGATATTGCCTCTTAGTTGGTGATGTCATATCAGTGTCCCCACGGCAACATCCTCTCCTCCATAAATACCCTTCTTAGGGCGTGTGGCTTCCACAAcccttcttcatctctccttcatctatttccaaatcctaatttctctcttcccttcctctCAGTTTTTTCATGGCAACCCTAGAACTCCAAGCTAGCAACCAACCAATTCCCAACGAAGTCAAACTTGATATACCCCAAAATGATGTTGAGCAAGAGGGTGATCAAGAAGTCAAAATTAACTACTCCCAAAGGGCACAATGGCTTAGAGCTGCTGTGCTTGGAGCCAGCGATGGTTTGGTCTCCACAGCTTCTTTAATGATGGGAGTAGGAGCTGTAAGGCAGGATGTAAAATCCATGATCATTACTGGTTTTGCAGGGATGGTTGCCGGAGCATGTAGCATGGCAATCGGAGAATTCGTGTCGGTGTACTCTCAGTATGACATAGAGCTTTCTGAATTGAAGAGACAGCATAAAGCatcagatgatgatggaaaagaAAGTCTGGATGAGAGCGAGAAAGAAGACCTCCCCAACCCCTTCACGGCCGCTGGAGCATctgctctagcctttgttgttGGAGCTGGGGTGCCACTATTATCAGCTTCTTTTATACAGAATTATAAGGCTAGGTTGGGGGTGGTAATTGCCATGTCAAGCTTGGCTCTGATAGTGTTTGGGGTGTTAGGTGGAGTCTTGGGAAGGGCTTCTGTGAAGAAGTCTTCTTTGAGGGTTTTGATTGGTGGGTTGCTAGCTATGGCCATAACTTATGGATTGACCAAGTTGATTGGCCTGGCTGGAGTATAAGATTAGGTTATCTCTAGCTAGCTAGGTCCctcatccttcttttttctcttcttatgtGCTATGGGATCAAGACGTGTATAGGGAGGTGGATCTCTTTTGTAGAAGGATCTCTCTCATCTACTTAagcttttttctttccatttgatgtgtgtttttaactttttttggATGGTGTGTCGTTTTTATATCTTTTAAGACAgtaatgaaatataaaatattggCTCTCTACTTAAGTTTTCTCTTTGCAGCTTTAAGCCAATTAGTTCGTTAGACTTCTCatgttctttctctttctttatttgtgACTGAGCATCTCCtgattttgttctttatttattcTCCATGAGTTACTTAAAAAACCACAGTCTATTATACCTTAAATCggtatttattttgaaaaatggCTTTGATTAGAACCAACATCTTGAAATCGTTTAAAatatatagaaataaaaaagataggAGAAATTATACACATGGTGATGTATATTGGACTTTTTGGacctaaaaattatatatatttttcattttttttttattaaagatcaATAAAGAATTTTATTAGTAAAAAGAATAAATCAATTGAGAGAATACCATTAGGCTACTACTcaacctttggcatggccataaACAGAATAGTAAATCAAGCGATACAAAAACAAAAGCTGTTATGAAAACCTTTATCTAGGCATTGAAAATTATATACTGACAGAGACATACATCACTTTAGAACCATATAGTATTTTGTTCCCTGGCTTGGGTTTCTAGTCTTGAACCAATGTCTGAAATTATCCTTACCTACCGAAAACAATCACGAGGGTTTTGGGATTTGCCGGCCTTGGAGGGGGAGTTTATTCTACGCATTTTAGAGTTATAGATATGAAAATGACTGAGGCCATAGGGAGGCTAATGGGATGAGAATAGATTCACCACTTAAGGAAATCCAATGGAGTTAGTGTacacctatttttattttttgatattttttttttggccctaGATATATGTTGGCTTCAACAAACCTTGCTTCAAGTGGTCGCCTACATTAAAGAATCATTTGTGTAAACTGAACTCATCAGGAACaattctcttctatttttcaaaccaagtatatatatatatatgggaaaaagaaaggaatgctAGCGGGTTACAATGGAAATAGGTATACTAGCGGTTTAGTGACCgttagataaaaaataaaagatctcaACCGTTTATAACCATTGTCCTACAAAACCTAATCAATACGGTCATTCCACtgtcttctttcctcttcttcttctctctttccctttcctctCCATCTCCGACTCCGCCTCCCTTCCAAAAAATAAGCCGATCTGCTGCCCTTCTCtaggaaggaagaaggggagAAGCAATGTTCTTGAACGAATATCCGCCATTGAATTTCAAGGCGGAGAAGGTCAAAGCACTGCCGGAGTTGGAGATGATGGGGCGGTGGATACGAGGTTGAAGCTCCGGCGGCAACCGATTCACTTGGAAGCCCCTCATGTTGAAGTTCCGTGCCTTAATCGAATCCAAATAAGCACTCATACCCATCTTGTGTTGGTTTGACTACCTTCTTTTTACGCTGATCCATTGCTAAGAAAACTAAACCTTCACTCAACTTGAccaaaaatttcaaacattCTAATACCAGCTTACAATGTACATGGAAACTATGCCTATGTCTCCTTCCTAGCCTTGAATAACCCCATTTGGATTTCAATCTAATTTCCCCTGAAAATCCACTACAACATACCAACTATCATTTCTAAGACAACTCGTGATTACAGTACCATATCATCGCTTATGAGAGCATTCACATTTTTTCTGGGAAGCATGAAAAAAACTTGCCTTATAGAGAATGAGATCACCTAACAAGCTCGTACCTCCGATCTGTTCAATCTCTCAGCCAAATTAGactaaaaatttcatttaaaaaattcaagcagCTTCTCAAATAACTCTAACAGACATTTGGAAATGAATCTGAAATCCCTGAAGCAGCAGCAGAAAATCCAATATATCTGGTGGAGATGATCGAGTTGAGATGAAAAATTCCATTTGGTTTGTACGTCATTGCCAGAGATggaaggggagagggagaaaggcgGAAAGAGTTGCACTCATCTGATCCAGTCCATCTTTCCATATCTAGTTTTAGGAGAAGGAAAACGGTCCAATAAATAAGAAATCGTTTGGGAGATTTTCCAAAGGTCCCGGATTTTCTGCCGGAAAGGGGACGGTTTTGGAAAGTACTGCTCCGGCGACCGTGTTGCCAAATTTTTTAGGCTAGAGAAATGGAAGGGAGGTGGAGTCAGAGTCGGAGACGGAGACGGAGAGGAAGgggaaaggtagaagaagaggaaacagTTGAATGACAATATTGATAGCGGTTTTGTAGGACAACGATTATAAACAGTTCAGATCTTTTACTTTTCATCTGATGGCCACTAAATCGCTAGCGTTCCTAATTCCATTACatcccgctagcattcctaaccctccccctatatatatatatatatatatatatttgtgtgtgtgtgtgtgtgtgtgtgtgtgtgtgtgtgtgtgatggaTAGCataccaagaaagatacatgaAGATCGCACATTGCTTCAGGAAACAAATTCAATAGTGGACTATCTTGCGAAAGATGCAGTAAAGTCAAGGACTTCTGAGTTGGCTATATCTTTCCCATCATTCATTAATGATGAGATTACGTATGATGCAGCAGGAAGACCTAGATACTGATTTTCATAGTTATTGCAGGTATTTCAGGGGTTcctattgatggcaatgtcgaaggtggggaGCTCTGAATCacaattttttgtattt
It includes:
- the LOC122081732 gene encoding vacuolar iron transporter homolog 4-like; protein product: MATLELQASNQPIPNEVKLDIPQNDVEQEGDQEVKINYSQRAQWLRAAVLGASDGLVSTASLMMGVGAVRQDVKSMIITGFAGMVAGACSMAIGEFVSVYSQYDIELSELKRQHKASDDDGKESLDESEKEDLPNPFTAAGASALAFVVGAGVPLLSASFIQNYKARLGVVIAMSSLALIVFGVLGGVLGRASVKKSSLRVLIGGLLAMAITYGLTKLIGLAGV